A window from Bacteroidota bacterium encodes these proteins:
- a CDS encoding esterase, whose protein sequence is MKKLLFALANVLLVNISVHSQEPVKPGQPGFDVLRDSIAHGNIDTIIYKSKTVDTIRRTLIYTPPGYSKKNKYPVLYLLHGIGGDEKEWLNGGKPQVILDNLYAQGKIEPMIVVLPNGRAMKNDRAGGNIMALDKVQAFATFEKDLLNDLIPFIEKKYSVFTDREHRAIAGLSMGGGQSLNFGLGNLDKFAWIGGFSSAPNTKPPQELVPNAEVAREKIKLLFISCGASDGLISFSKRTHDYLQQNNVPHIYFIEPGVHDFKVWKNGLFMFSQLIFKPVDISTFSKYPVAGAPAPSNIRNAAYPQILPDSRVIFNIKAPEAKRVQIDLGKKYDLIKDTAGFWKVTTDSISEGFHYYTLLIDGVAVADPASESFYGMGRMASGIEIPFSGGAYYALRNVPHGDIRIKKYFSRVTNSWRQFYIYTPPAYDSAVNTSYPVLYILHGGGEDERGWATQGKTDLILDNLIAAQKAKPMLVVMMDGNLSGGGIAGFGERSLQLFERELKEAVMPAVEKNYRIAKGSGNTALAGLSMGGLQTLHAGVRNTDMFAYLGVFSSGWWANQPALSNPQYEFMKNNASTINNNLKSFWIAMGGKEDIAYANCKIMLSKFDELKIKYQYSEYPGGHTWPVWRNNLFNFAQVLFK, encoded by the coding sequence ATGAAAAAATTGCTATTTGCTTTGGCAAATGTATTGCTGGTAAATATATCCGTTCATTCACAGGAACCTGTAAAACCCGGGCAACCGGGTTTTGATGTATTGCGTGATAGTATTGCTCATGGAAATATTGATACTATTATTTATAAATCCAAAACAGTTGATACCATTCGACGCACATTGATTTATACTCCGCCGGGGTATTCAAAAAAGAATAAGTATCCTGTGCTATACCTTTTGCACGGCATTGGAGGTGATGAGAAAGAATGGCTGAACGGAGGAAAACCACAGGTAATATTAGACAACTTATATGCGCAGGGTAAAATAGAACCAATGATTGTGGTGTTACCCAATGGCAGGGCAATGAAAAATGACCGTGCAGGTGGGAATATTATGGCTCTCGATAAAGTACAGGCATTTGCAACTTTTGAAAAAGATTTACTAAATGATTTAATTCCCTTTATTGAAAAGAAATATTCAGTATTTACAGATAGAGAACACCGGGCCATTGCAGGTTTATCAATGGGTGGCGGACAGTCATTAAATTTTGGGCTGGGCAATCTTGATAAGTTTGCATGGATAGGTGGATTCTCTTCTGCCCCCAATACAAAACCGCCGCAGGAGTTAGTTCCAAATGCAGAAGTGGCAAGAGAAAAAATTAAACTGCTTTTCATTTCCTGTGGCGCAAGTGATGGATTGATTTCCTTCAGCAAAAGAACACATGACTACCTGCAACAAAATAATGTTCCGCATATTTATTTTATAGAACCGGGTGTACATGATTTTAAAGTTTGGAAGAATGGGTTGTTTATGTTTTCCCAATTAATTTTCAAACCGGTTGATATATCCACTTTTTCAAAATACCCGGTGGCGGGTGCTCCTGCCCCTTCCAATATTCGCAATGCAGCCTATCCGCAAATCTTACCAGACAGCCGTGTAATTTTTAATATCAAAGCACCAGAAGCAAAAAGAGTTCAAATAGATTTAGGCAAGAAATATGATCTTATAAAAGATACAGCCGGTTTTTGGAAAGTAACTACTGACTCCATCAGTGAAGGTTTTCATTATTATACTTTATTAATAGATGGTGTGGCAGTAGCAGATCCTGCCAGCGAATCTTTTTATGGCATGGGCAGAATGGCAAGTGGAATTGAAATTCCTTTTAGTGGTGGTGCTTATTATGCCCTGCGCAATGTGCCGCATGGTGATATCCGGATTAAAAAATATTTCTCAAGGGTTACTAACTCATGGCGACAGTTTTACATCTACACCCCACCTGCATACGATTCTGCTGTTAATACTAGTTATCCTGTTTTATACATTTTACATGGTGGTGGTGAAGATGAAAGAGGATGGGCCACACAGGGAAAAACTGATTTGATCCTCGATAATCTCATTGCAGCACAAAAAGCAAAACCCATGCTTGTCGTAATGATGGATGGCAATTTGAGTGGTGGGGGTATAGCAGGTTTTGGTGAAAGATCATTACAGCTTTTTGAAAGAGAATTAAAAGAAGCCGTGATGCCAGCGGTTGAAAAAAATTACCGCATCGCAAAAGGAAGTGGCAATACTGCACTAGCTGGTTTATCAATGGGTGGATTACAAACATTGCATGCAGGTGTAAGAAATACAGACATGTTCGCTTACCTCGGAGTATTTAGTTCAGGCTGGTGGGCCAACCAGCCGGCACTTTCCAATCCTCAGTATGAGTTTATGAAAAACAATGCATCAACTATTAATAATAATTTAAAAAGCTTCTGGATTGCAATGGGTGGTAAAGAAGATATTGCTTATGCTAATTGTAAAATCATGCTTTCGAAATTTGATGAACTCAAAATTAAATATCAATACAGTGAATATCCGGGCGGACATACCTGGCCGGTTTGGAGAAACAATCTTTTCAATTTTGCACAGGTATTATTTAAATAG
- a CDS encoding ThuA domain-containing protein, giving the protein MKTSRLSLLLFLLGALVISMSSYSLKKKQKKILVFSKTAGYRHTSSIVAGKKYIIELGQKNKFDVDTTESSDIFTAENLKQYTAVIFLCTTGNVLNDEQQKEFEKFIRNGGGYFGLHSAADTEYDWAWFGELNGAYFKNHPRPQEAVFNIVDENNIATAHLPKVWKRSDELYNFKWIGTDLKILITIDESSYSGGGNGDDHPMAWYHEFDGGRGFYTALGHDNKSWEDPLFLQHVLGGIKYAMGADPELKRIASVK; this is encoded by the coding sequence ATGAAAACAAGCAGATTATCTCTTTTACTCTTTTTGTTGGGTGCATTGGTTATAAGTATGAGCAGCTATTCTCTCAAAAAGAAACAAAAGAAAATTTTAGTATTCAGTAAAACCGCCGGCTACCGCCATACCTCATCCATTGTGGCGGGAAAAAAATATATTATAGAGCTGGGACAAAAAAATAAATTTGATGTTGATACTACAGAAAGTTCAGACATCTTTACTGCAGAAAATTTAAAGCAATATACTGCTGTGATTTTTCTGTGCACGACAGGCAATGTATTGAATGATGAGCAACAAAAAGAATTTGAAAAGTTTATCCGGAATGGAGGTGGTTATTTTGGATTACATTCTGCAGCCGATACTGAATATGATTGGGCCTGGTTTGGCGAATTGAACGGTGCTTATTTTAAAAATCATCCAAGGCCACAGGAAGCAGTTTTCAATATCGTGGACGAAAATAATATTGCTACGGCCCACCTTCCAAAAGTATGGAAGCGTTCTGATGAACTATATAATTTCAAGTGGATCGGCACCGATTTGAAAATCCTGATTACTATTGACGAAAGCAGTTATTCCGGCGGCGGTAATGGTGACGATCATCCAATGGCCTGGTATCATGAGTTTGATGGAGGAAGAGGTTTTTATACTGCCCTGGGCCACGATAATAAATCATGGGAAGATCCATTGTTCCTTCAACATGTATTAGGCGGCATCAAATATGCGATGGGTGCTGATCCCGAATTAAAACGGATTGCATCAGTTAAGTAA